A stretch of the Fusarium musae strain F31 chromosome 2, whole genome shotgun sequence genome encodes the following:
- a CDS encoding hypothetical protein (BUSCO:EOG092607ZS), whose amino-acid sequence MSTPTLGGPSNGHLSPVDGISMSFDTGDHATDSDSHDAPDLTLNQPSPASSDEANNDSNIVHDNTHMSASEQSSEDNASDDGDFDMEESLPSQNEDAMEDRDSSTDSNRASKRKAPVEEDEYIKANPELYGLRRSVESDDSDSEPPVNRRTVKRRRVESSRPSSKIGTPTLRASTADSDSDSDTYGGARAKSLQKKARMQREAQPDLALAEKRWSSRRAAQVQQGAYEESDVDEDDDDELAPMAYTVDYIDDSPYIEKVVRHRLKDGLEISYGLTKNDFEYFIKWQGKSHLHDTWETFQDIRDYRGYRKVENYFRKVIEYEVDIRVGDDIPPETKEQFFLDRERDEEAFEDYTKVERVVAVRDGEDDTEYLVKWKGLTYEECTWEVASEISDAFQDQIDQYLDRASRSWQSDRKETNLDTRSRMVKLEEQPDFIKGGELRNFQLRGLNFLCLNWTKGNNVILADEMGLGKTVQTVSFLSWLRNARRQEGPSLVVAPLSVIPAWCDTFNHWSPDINYVVYLGPEDARKIIREHELLVDGNPKKPKFNVLVTSYEFILQDWQFLQSIKWQTLAVDEAHRLKNRESQLYNRLVSFGIPCKILITGTPIQNNLAELSALLDFLNPGKVDIDEDLDSLSASDAQEKLQQLHKAIAPFILRRTKETVESDLPPKTEKIIRVELSDVQLEYYKNILTRNYTALCDATNGHKNSLLNIMMELKKISNHPYMFPGAEEKVLAGSVRREDQIKGLIASSGKMMLLDQLLSKLNKDGHRVLIFSQMVKMLDILGDYCSLRGYKFQRLDGTIAAGPRRMAINHFNADDSDDFCFLLSTRAGGLGINLMTADTVIIFDSDWNPQADLQAMARAHRIGQKRPVNIYRLVSKETVEEEVLERARNKLLLEYLTIQAGVTDDGKAAFKEELNKKGLRVEGPSSSEDIQMVLKMRSSKMFEQSGNQERLEQLDIDSILENAEVTKTKVDDKINLSSGGIDWDNFMQITDVKVDDINLDWDQIIPADKIAEIKAEEEKKQHEAYVAKVAAESAPRRAAIKSRHRESERDVRLKKRQKEQQDKEEDDRRPVPLDPKRPLNDKEQRSLIKAYFRYGSMDDRGDEIIKEAKLRERDPEYVKSVLDEFIKAAKEAVDDNYAQMVEEEKRLGKTLTKKDRKAVLIDFGDLKKVNAETAIERPKQLQLLRQVIRSHNDWHTFRLPDATKAASYSCAWGAKEDAMLLVGIDRHGFGAWPQIRDDPDLEMVDKLFLEEHRVEKKEERSKGNDKMKAPGAVHLVRRSEYLLSVLQAKHSNDRGVQRAVENHHRNNKKTIANGHRGSATASPAPHNGKKSRDRDRDHLHGDLHRSRSHVEERGTPRPDFKRKHLSHEDSRSPKHRRIEEHRRSSKHGEDRERTEKRRHRDDEDRRDERRDERRDDRRHDKHRLSHSHRDDRREDRRDDRRDDRRDDRRHDRHREDRDRDRERERERAHDSHPQDERRAKALRRLDELRRIGDNKDKRAEDNDAMIWFLLKPVRENFERILSTTKDNVKSSKERASIFGVELVVIGTFLDEKLAATAADEGLKSNFWDFLAALWPVDDTSKSVTGKRLSNMYRTLHSRSKGSGSTKTNGA is encoded by the exons aTGTCCACCCCTACTTTGGGGGGCCCCTCCAATGGACATTTGTCGCCGGTTGATGGAATCAGCATGTCGTTTGATACAGGAGATCATGCAACCGATAGCGACTCGCATGATGCCCCCGATCTCACACTCAATCAACCATCACCGGCATCCTCAGACGAGGCGAACAACGATTCCAATATTGTCCACGACAATACACACATGTCAGCGAGTGAACAATCAAGCGAAGACAATGCGTCTGATGATGGAGACTTCGATATGGAGGAGAGCCTCCCATCACAGAACGAAGACGCGATGGAAGACCGCGACAGCTCTACCGACTCGAATCGAGCCTCCAAGCGCAAAGCTCCTGTCGAGGAAGACGAGTACATCAAGGCTAATCCAGAGCTCTATGGGTTGAGGAGAAGT GTCGAATCTGATGATTCGGATTCTGAACCCCCTGTCAACCGTCGGACAGTCAAGCGGCGACGTGTTGAATCCTCCCGTCCTT CATCCAAGATTGGAACTCCAACGTTACGTGCCTCCACAGCCGATTCCGATTCCGATTCCGACACATATGGCGGTGCTCGCGCAAAGAGCctgcagaagaaggctcGTATGCAACGCGAAGCACAGCCAGATCTTGCACTTGCTGAAAAGCGCTGGTCGAGTCGTCGCGCTGCACAGGTACAACAAGGAGCATACGAAGAGAGCGAcgtcgacgaggatgatgacgacgagctCGCCCCCATGGCGTACACCGTTGACTATATCGACGATTCACCATACATAGAAAAAGTTGTCCGGCATAGGCTCAAAGACGGACTCGAAATTTCCTACGGGTTGACTAAGAACGACTTCGAATACTTCATCAAGTGGCAAGGCAAGTCGCACTTGCATGACACTTGGGAGACGTTTCAAGACATTCGAGATTATCGAGGTTACCGTAAAGTTGAGAATTACTTTAGAAAGGTAATCGAGTACGAGGTGGACATCCGCGTCGGCGATGATATCCCTCCTGAAACGAAGGAGCAATTTTTCCTTGACCGCGAGCGAGACGAGGAAGCATTCGAGGATTACACGAAGGTCGAGCGAGTGGTCGCTGTACGAGACGGTGAAGACGATACTGAGTATCTTGTCAAGTGGAAGGGCCTCACGTACGAAGAATGCACATGGGAAGTCGCGTCAGAAATCAGCGACGCGTTCCAAGACCAAATTGACCAATATCTTGATCGAGCATCACGCTCGTGGCAGTCAGACCGGAAGGAGACGAACCTCGACACAAGATCACGGATGGTCAAGCTCGAGGAGCAACCCGATTTCATCAAAGGCGGCGAACTCCGCAACTTCCAGCTTCGGGGCCTCAACTTCCTGTGTTTGAACTGGACAAAGGGCAATAACGTGATCCTCGCCGATGAAATGGGTCTCGGAAAAACGGTACAGACCGTATCATTCCTCAGCTGGCTCCGTAATGCTCGACGTCAGGAGGGACCATCGCTTGTGGTTGCTCCTCTGAGTGTCATCCCGGCTTGGTGCGACACTTTCAATCATTGGTCCCCTGACATCAATTATGTTGTCTACCTCGGACCCGAGGATGCTCGAAAAATCATTCGTGAGCATGAGCTGCTCGTAGATGGCAACCCAAAGAAGCCCAAGTTCAATGTCCTTGTCACTTCATACGAGTTTATTCTTCAGGACTGGCAATTCCTGCAGTCTATCAAATGGCAGACGCTCGCTGTTGATGAGGCTCATCGCCTCAAGAACCGTGAATCTCAGTTATACAACCGGCTGGTTAGCTTTGGCATTCCTTGCAAGATTCTAATAACGGGAACACCTATTCAAAATAACTTGGCCGAACTTTCTGCTTTGCTCGACTTTCTTAACCCCGGCAAAGTCGACATTGACGAAGATCTTGATTCCCTTTCTGCCAGCGATGCACAAGAGAAACTGCAACAACTTCACAAGGCTATTGCACCTTTCATTCTGCGACGAACAAAGGAAACCGTCGAGTCAGATCTTCCCCCCAAGACTGAGAAGATTATCCGCGTCGAGCTTTCAGATGTCCAGTTGGAGTACTACAAGAACATCCTGACCAGAAACTACACAGCCCTTTGCGATGCCACCAATGGACACAAGAACTCTCTCCTGAATATTATGATGGAACTGAAGAAAATCAGTAACCATCCTTACATGTTTCCTGgtgctgaggagaaggtcCTGGCCGGCAGCGTCCGCCGTGAAGATCAAATCAAGGGCTTGATTGCCAGCAGTGGAAAGATGATGCTACTCGATCAACTTctttccaagctcaacaaagATGGCCACCGAGTCCTGATCTTCAGTCAGATGGTCAAAATGCTTGATATTCTTGGCGACTACTGCTCTCTGCGGGGTTACAAGTTCCAGAGATTGGACGGCACTATTGCTGCTGGCCCCCGACGCATGGCTATCAACCACTTCAACGCTGATGATAGCGATGACTTTTGCTTCCTTCTCTCTACTCGTGCAGGTGGCCTTGGAATCAACCTCATGACGGCAGACACTGTCATCATTTTCGACTCTGACTGGAACCCTCAAGCTGATTTGCAAGCCATGGCTCGTGCCCATCGCATCGGCCAGAAACGTCCTGTAAACATCTACCGCCTAGTCTCCAAGGAgactgttgaggaagaggttctCGAAAGGGCTCGCAACAAACTCTTACTCGAATATCTGACCATCCAGGCCGGTGTCACTGACGACGGCAAGGCAGCTTTCAAGGAGGAACTCAATAAGAAGGGTCTCAGGGTCGAAGGCCCGTCTTCGTCTGAAGATATCCAAATGGTTCTCAAGATGCGATCATCTAAGATGTTCGAACAGAGTGGCAACCAAGAACGGCTTGAACAACTCGACATTGACTCAATTCTTGAGAACGCTGAGgttaccaagaccaaggtcgACGACAAGATAAACCTAAGTAGTGGCGGCATCGACTGGGACAATTTCATGCAAATTACTGATGTAAAAGTTGAtgacatcaaccttgattGGGATCAAATTATCCCCGCCGACAAGATCGCCGAAATCAAggccgaggaagaaaagaaacagcaTGAGGCCTACGTTGCCAAGGTGGCGGCTGAAAGTGCTCCACGCAGAGCCGCCATTAAGAGCCGCCACAGAGAGAGCGAACGTGATGTTCGCCTCAAGAAACGACAGAAGGAGCAGCAAGacaaggaggaagacgaccGAAGGCCCGTGCCTCTCGATCCTAAGCGTCCTTTGAACGATAAGGAACAACGTAGTCtaataaaggcttacttCCGTTACGGCTCAATGGATGATCGCGGGGATGAAATCAtcaaggaagccaagctgAGAGAAAGGGATCCAGAATACGTCAAGTCGGTCCTCGATGAATTCATCAAGGCAGCCAAGGAGGCGGTGGACGATAACTATGCTCAGAtggtggaagaagaaaagagactcGGGAAGACTCTCACGAAGAAGGACCGCAAGGCTGTTCTGATAGACTTTGGCgatctcaagaaggtcaacgCTGAAACGGCCATAGAACGTCCGaagcagcttcagcttctccgACAAGTCATACGCAGCCACAATGACTGGCACACGTTTCGTCTCCCTGACGCGACTAAGGCCGCTAGCTACTCTTGTGCTTGGGGTGCTAAAGAAGATGCCATGCTCCTGGTCGGTATTGACAGACACGGCTTTGGCGCTTGGCCTCAGATCCGTGACGATCCTGATCTGGAGATGGTAGACAAACTCTTCCTTGAAGAACATCgcgtggagaagaaggaggagcgTAGCAAGGGCAATGACAAGATGAAGGCTCCTGGCGCCGTTCACCTTGTTCGTCGATCAGAGTATCTGCTTTCAGTCCTGCAAGCAAAACACTCTAACGATCGTGGTGTGCAGCGAGCAGTAGAGAATCATCACCGCAACAACAAAAAGACAATTGCCAATGGCCACCGTGGGAGTGCCACAGCGTCGCCTGCTCCGCACAATGGCAAGAAGTCTCGCGACCGCGACAGAGACCACCTCCATGGTGACCTGCACCGATCCCGAAGCCATGTGGAGGAGCGTGGAACCCCACGGCCGGATTTCAAGCGAAAACATTTGTCTCACGAAGATAGCCGCAGCCCCAAGCACCGCCGCATCGAGGAGCATCGTCGATCCAGTAAGCATGGAGAGGACAGGGAGAGGACAGAGAAGCGGCGCCATCGGGATGATGAGGACCGACGTGATGAGCGCCGAGACGAACGACGGGATGACAGACGACATGATAAACATCGCCTCAGCCACAGTCATCGCGATGATCGTCGGGAAGACCGCCGAGATGACCGACGTGACGACCGACGTGATGATAGGCGACATGACCGACATCGTGAAGATCGTGATCGTGATCGCgaacgagagcgagagcgagcCCATGACTCGCATCCTCAGGATGAGCGCCGAGCCAAGGCTCTGCGAAGACTGGACGAGCTTCGCCGGATTGGCGACAACAAAGATAAGAGAGCTGAGGACAACGACGCCATGATTTGGTTTCTACTCAAGCCGGTCCGAGAGAACTTTGAGAGGATTCTTTCTACAACCAAGGACAACGTCAAGTCAAGCAAGGAGCGGGCGTCTATCTTTGGCGTCGAGCTGGTCGTTATCGGCACTTTTCTCGACGAGAAATTGGCAGCCACTGCTGCTGACGAAGGTCTCAAGAGCAACTTCTG GGACTTTCTGGCAGCTTTGTGGCCTGTAGATGATACAAGCAAGAGCGTCACGGGAAAGCGATTGAGCAACATGTACCGCACTCTACACTCCCGTAGCAAGGGATCCGGTTCGACCAAAACCAATGGTGCATAG
- a CDS encoding hypothetical protein (EggNog:ENOG41) produces the protein MSTYTLERQIAELAVLRASILTKRVQSTVSGISKSDDSPVTAADFAAQAVLISALRKAFPGDNFVGEEDSSALREDPALKQRVWELASGAHLENSDDEALLASPKDVEELLEVIDLGGRGQGGRKGRFWVMDPIDGTATFLKGEQYAVSLALVEDGKEVVGVLGCANLKPVDDKVAESTIDKDGLGLMLTAVRGQGTTIRKMDFSGLQPAQPLDSVAKASSPAEAQIINYSSGSTSRHDLIRKLASSFGAEFPNIELYSSHIRYAALLVGGGDFQLRIPSSDDVVMHIWDHAGAQLILTEAGGKVTDLNGKDMDFGAGRDLSQNNGLLAARQGIHAAVLESMKTILAEDAAST, from the coding sequence ATGTCAACCTATACTCTTGAGCGTCAAATCGCAGAGCTCGCCGTGCTACGGGCATCGATCCTGACAAAAAGAGTCCAGTCGACCGTCAGCGGCATTTCAAAATCAGACGACTCTCCCGTTACCGCCGCTGACTTCGCTGCTCAAGCTGTTCTCATCAGCGCCCTCCGCAAGGCATTTCCCGGTGACAACTTCGTCGGCGAGGAAGATTCTAGCGCTCTTAGAGAAGATCCCGCCTTGAAGCAGCGTGTTTGGGAACTTGCCTCTGGCGCTCACCTCGAGAACTCAGACGACGAAGCCCTCCTTGCGAGCCccaaggatgttgaggagcttcttgaggtgATCGATCTTGGAGGACGTGGTCAGGGTGGGAGAAAGGGGCGATTCTGGGTAATGGATCCTATCGATGGAACAGCTACGTTCCTCAAGGGAGAACAATACGCTGTCTCCCTAGCCTTGGTGGAGGATGGAAAGGAGgtcgttggtgttttgggctGTGCAAACCTCAAGCCCGTGGATGATAAAGTTGCAGAGTCAACCATCGACAAAGATGGTTTGGGTCTTATGCTCACCGCAGTTCGCGGTCAAGGCACCACGATTCGCAAAATGGACTTCAGCGGTCTCCAGCCAGCTCAGCCTCTTGACAGCGTCGCCAAAGCCTCAAGCCCCGCTGAAGCTCAGATCATCAACTACTCGAGTGGTTCGACGTCTCGTCACGACCTCATCCGCAAACTCGCAAGCTCTTTCGGTGCTGAATTTCCAAACATCGAGCTGTACTCATCACACATCCGTTATGCGGCACTCCTCGTTGGCGGCGGTGATTTCCAGCTGCGCATCCCTTCATCTGACGATGTCGTGATGCATATCTGGGATCATGCTGGAGCTCAGCTTATCTTGACCGAAGCCGGCGGTAAAGTAACCGATCTCAACGGCAAGGATATGGACTTTGGAGCTGGAAGGGATCTGAGCCAGAACAATGGATTGCTTGCAGCGAGACAGGGTATCCACGCTGCCGTTCTTGAGAGTATGAAGACGATTCTTGCTGAAGACGCCGCCTCCACTTAA
- a CDS encoding hypothetical protein (EggNog:ENOG41) translates to MPPRRNAQSVSAEISLSHLKSCLVNLPTSLVSLLVNVNTPAQNVIIELSYREASPTGAGSQQRSIFVGWTGMPSKRRTAPPGARDGPNGSRSSRDQEVQLVELDATLAKSLGISEGQKITATIHLDPPLAHTINIEPLTPEDWEIIELHATFLELNLISQIRALPNPLYKIGDNPVEPHALTLHLSPTSTASIKVISLDPSPPADVPFAKISPDAEVIVAPKTRQKSSHSSGDHRSVASTSKSKRSATSTVRRRSAKEERRPTMFLRGLDRSSCEEWFDEGPLVQDMSVWVDHDLLSGEAFKGVNYVAVDVIRPAGLQQPQPEEGGVPAGTTAATKVIAHLRSWIDPPNSQSVALSSSLCASLGCSGMVGGIVKLQAAPQQLPKTAVQSIKVFPFATNAKTVEGLRFGGESKAEKEESAKRFRQIYAATRGTDGLLQGPLTDGSIISLYGGLDPPQGWEGGIIKFAFGGDFQENKDAANWLLGLDTKLPIDFQPPTPRPSWLTETDGFERQPTHDSLLVGIDSLLDSLQSNLVHLSSVLLTGGMGSGKSSIARHLAQKLRQDSLFHTLYYPCRKLVNDETRISTIKETLNRLFATASWGARLNGKAVVVLDDLDKLCPVETELQVGNDNGRSRQVGEILCSIVRQYCTRDSGVVLLATAEGKESINGVVVSGHVVREIVELKAPDKESRRRVMESIVMQDAITADEAQTQFSDESRPQTADGSMTEDSGAWMDGASHASKESHPTKTSGFILDPDLDFLDISGSTDGYMPGDINVLVSRARNEAIIRAIAESPDSTGAIHLARADFDKALKGFTPASLRNVSLQSSSTSFKSIGGLQETRQVLLETLQYPTKYAPIFAQCPLRLRSGLLLYGYPGCGKTLLASAVAGECGLNFISVKGPEILNKYIGASEKSVRDLFDRAQAAKPCVLFFDEFDSIAPKRGHDSTGVTDRVVNQLLTQMDGAEGLSGVYVLAATSRPDLIDPALLRPGRLDKSLLCDMPSLDDRVDIIKALFQKVRLSDELTESDGPLTDIARRTEGFSGADLQALVSNAQLEAIHDVLDVDGPTVTSKRPNGTNGKSNTTPSFVQFRYGKDAKPLTEATPKSKSAALVENASILAKLEEIKIARKKLKQIHGAPAANTDAKAQSSDQREVVIEWDHLIKALDNTRASISSEEKARLQRIYTEFVVGRSGQMKDGQGSMEIGGRSSLM, encoded by the exons ATGCCTCCCAGACGAAATGCGCAGTCCGTCTCGGCGGAGATATCCCTATCTCACCTCAAGAGCTGCTTGGTCAACCTTCCTACATCACTGGTCTCCCTCCTAGTCAATGTCAATACT CCTGCACAAAATGTCATCATCGAGCTCAGCTATCGTGAGGCCTCGCCGACAGGAGCCGGCTCCCAGCAGCGCTCAATATTCGTAGGATGGACAGGTATGCCCAGCAAGAGGAGGACCGCTCCTCCTGGGGCCCGCGATGGACCCAATGGCTCGCGGTCATCCCGCGATCAGGAGGTTCAGCTTGTCGAACTCGATGCCACACTAGCCAAGTCACTAGGTATATCAGAAGGGCAGAAGATCACGGCCACCATTCATCTTGATCCTCCGCTGGCGCATACGATCAACATTGAACCCCTTACACCGGAGGACTGGGAGATCATTGAGCTACATGCGACATTTCTTGAACTGAACCTCATCTCTCAAATTCGAGCGCTCCCGAACCCGCTATACAAAATTGGCGACAACCCCGTCGAGCCCCATGCGTTGACACTGCATCTATCTCCGACATCGACTGCAAGTATTAAAGTCATTTCGCTGGACCCTTCACCCCCGGCCGACGTGCCATTCGCAAAGATATCTCCCGATGCCGAGGTCATCGTTGCACCAAAGACGAGGCAAAAGAGCTCGCACAGCTCAGGCGACCACCGCAGCGTAGCCAGCACTTCCAAGTCCAAACGAAGCGCGACCAGTACGGTGCGCCGGCGAAGCGCCAAGGAAGAGCGGAGGCCTACTATGTTTCTGCGTGGTCTTGACCGAAGCTCATGTGAAGAATGGTTTGATGAAGGACCCCTGGTTCAGGACATGAGTGTTTGGGTTGATCACGACCTTCTCTCCGGCGAAGCCTTCAAAGGGGTCAACTATGTCGCGGTCGATGTTATTAGACCAGCTGGTCTGCAACAGCCCCAACCAGAAGAAGGTGGCGTTCCTGCTGGGACGACTGCGGCCACAAAAGTCATTGCTCATCTCAGATCATGGATTGATCCTCCCAACAGTCAATCAGTTGCTCTTTCGTCGTCCCTTTGTGCAAGTCTTGGGTGTTCTGGCATGGTTGGCGGGATAGTCAAGCTTCAAGCAGCTCCACAGCAACTCCCCAAAACTGCGGTTCAGAGCATCAAGGTTTTTCCTTTCGCCACAAATGCAAAGACGGTCGAAGGCCTCCGGTTTGGTGGAGAatccaaggctgagaaggaagagtcTGCGAAGCGGTTCCGACAAATCTATGCCGCTACTAGAGGTACTGACGGGCTTCTTCAAGGGCCTCTGACAGACGGCTCCATTATTAGCTTATACGGCGGTCTTGATCCTCCTCAGGGGTGGGAAGGCGGCATCATTAAATTtgcctttggtggtgattTTCAGGAGAACAAAGACGCTGCGAATTGGCTTCTTGGACTCGATACTAAACTCCCGATTGACTTTCAGCCACCAACCCCtcggccatcatggctgaccGAAACGGATGGGTTTGAGCGTCAACCAACCCACGATTCTCTCCTTGTTGGAATCGACTCCTTGCTGGATAGTTTACAGTCTAATCTTGTCCACCTTTCTTCGGTCCTTCTCACTGGTGGCATGGGATCCGGAAAATCTTCAATTGCTCGACACTTGGCACAAAAACTTCGACAAGATTCATTATTCCATACATTATACTACCCTTGTCGGAAACTAGTCAATGACGAGACACGGATCTCAACCATAAAGGAAACTTTGAACCGCTTGTTCGCCACTGCCAGCTGGGGTGCACGCTTGAACGGAAAAGCTGTGGTAGTTCTTGATGACCTGGACAAGCTTTGTCCTGTAGAAACCGAACTTCAGGTTGGCAATGACAATGGAAGGAGCAGGCAAGTCGGTGAGATCCTGTGCTCGATCGTCAGGCAATACTGTACCCGTGACAGCGGTGTTGTTCTCCTGGCCACAGCTGAGGGCAAGGAGTCGATCAATGGTGTTGTAGTCAGTGGCCATGTCGTGCGCGAGATCGTCGAACTCAAGGCGCCCGATAAGGAATCGAGACGCCGAGTGATGGAATCTATCGTTATGCAGGATGCCATAACGGCTGACGAAGCTCAGACACAGTTCAGCGATGAAAGCCGACCACAAACTGCCGACGGCAGCATGACGGAGGACAGTGGTGCTTGGATGGATGGCGCTAGTCATGCAAGCAAGGAGAGTCATCCGACAAAGACGAGCGGCTTCATCTTGGACCCAGATCTTGACTTCCTTGACATTTCTGGGTCTACAGACGGCTACATGCCCGGCGACATCAATGTCCTTGTGTCTCGTGCGAGGAACGAGGCTATCATTCGTGCCATCGCTGAGTCGCCAGACTCGACAGGCGCCATTCACTTGGCAAGGGCTGATTTTGACAAGGCTCTCAAGGGGTTCACGCCAGCCTCATTGAGGAATGTGTCGCTGCAGAGTTCGTCAACAAGCTTCAAGTCGATTGGAGGACTGCAAGAGACACGACAAGTGCTCTTGGAGACGCTACAATACCCAACTAAATATGCGCCAATCTTTGCGCAGTGTCCGCTACGCCTTCGAtccggccttcttctttacGGATATCCTGGTTGCGGTAAGACACTTCTTGCCAGCGCTGTTGCCGGCGAGTGTGGCCTCAATTTCATCAGTGTCAAGGGCCCTGAAATTCTGAACAAGTATATCGGTGCCTCTGAGAAGAGTGTTCGAGATCTGTTTGATAGGGCCCAGGCGGCGAAGCCATGTGTACTCTTCTTCGATGAGTTTGACTCCATTGCACCCAAGAGAGGACACGACTCTACGGGTGTTACGGACCGTGTGGTCAACCAGCTTCTTACACAGATGGATGGTGCCGAAGGGCTGTCCGGTGTCTACGTGCTGGCAGCTACTTCACGACCTGACCTGATCGATcctgctcttcttcgtcccGGCCGTCTGGACAAGTCTTTGTTGTGCGATATGCCTTCTCTGGACGATCGTGTTGACATTATCAAGGCGCTGTTTCAAAAAGTCAGACTCTCGGATGAGTTGACCGAATCCGATGGGCCACTGACGGACATTGCTCGCCGTACTGAGGGCTTCTCGGGTGCTGACCTTCAGGCTCTTGTTTCCAATGCTCAGCTCGAGGCTATTCACGATGTTTTGGATGTTGATGGACCTACAGTTACTTCTAAACGACCCAACGGAACCAATGGAAAGTCGAATACCACACCTAGCTTCGTCCAGTTCCGTTATGGTAAAGACGCCAAACCTCTGACTGAGGCGACGCCAAAAAGCAAGTCTGCTGCTCTGGTGGAGAACGCATCTATTTTGGCAAAGcttgaagagatcaagaTAGCTCGTaagaagttgaagcaaaTCCATGGGGCTCCCGCCGCCAACACAGACGCCAAGGCGCAAAGCAGCGATCAGAGGGAAGTGGTGATTGAATGGGACCACCTCATAAAGGCTCTGGATAACACACGGGCGAGTATCAGTTCTGAGGAGAAGGCCAGATTGCAGAGGATATATACCGAGTTTGTTGTGGGTAGAAGTGGCCAAATGAAGGATGGGCAGGGAAGCATGGAGATTGGAGGCCGAAGCAGCTTGATGTGA